Proteins from one Faecalibacterium sp. I3-3-33 genomic window:
- a CDS encoding ATP-dependent Clp protease ATP-binding subunit: MVCIRCQKRPAIIFIQRMENGQMKQEGYCLHCARELHIKPVDDLMKQFGMSEQDLDNMENRMESMMEELGDSNPLSMLMNMSGSGEDADAENMDEDLVPGSNATFPLGFTGTEKQDGEKKADRKNGKKPPKRKFLDTYCENLTRKAREGKLDDIIGRDREIYRTIQILSRRQKNNPCLIGEAGVGKTAIAEGIAERIAKGQVPIGLRDKEIFLLDLTSLVAGTQFRGQFEQRVKGLLSEVKAAGNVILFIDEIHTITSAGESEGAMNAGNILKPALSRGEIQVIGATTFTEYRKYIEKDQALERRFQPVRVEEPSVADTLAVMNGIKRYYEQHHHVQVPAEVLSAVVTLSERYITDRFLPDKAIDLLDEACACCNLAHPVISEYLGMQKELDALKQEEAEMESADVNEAIDYERVAERKTRIAKLESELPAKQAAASEIQVTMDDVAKVIELWTGIPAVKIRETEFVKLAGLEAALKQKVIGQDEAVHLVAQAIKRSRADLSGRRRPASFIFVGPTGVGKTELVKQLAEQLFDGPDPLIRLDMSEYMEKYAVSRMIGSPPGYVGYEEAGQLTEKVRRRPYSVVLFDEIEKAHPDVMNILLQILDEGKINDAQGRTVDFSNTVICMTSNAGSSDQSAGSLGFNKSDAQRSEEKTRKALAQFLRPEFLGRVDEVIAFKPLTEETLQGIAALMLDEYKPGMEAKGIAYSYTPAALKALVQKSQGGRFGARDLRRTIRKAVEDPAAERLIDGTLASGGTLVVDADENGEVVLK, translated from the coding sequence ATGGTCTGTATTCGATGCCAGAAGCGTCCGGCGATCATCTTTATCCAGCGGATGGAGAATGGTCAGATGAAGCAGGAGGGGTACTGTCTGCACTGTGCCCGGGAGCTGCACATCAAGCCCGTGGACGATCTGATGAAACAATTCGGGATGTCGGAGCAGGATCTGGATAACATGGAAAACCGCATGGAGAGCATGATGGAGGAGCTGGGCGATTCCAACCCTCTTTCCATGCTGATGAATATGTCCGGCAGCGGCGAGGATGCCGATGCGGAGAACATGGACGAGGATCTTGTGCCCGGCAGCAATGCCACCTTCCCGCTGGGCTTTACCGGTACGGAGAAGCAGGACGGCGAAAAAAAGGCCGACCGCAAGAACGGCAAAAAGCCGCCCAAGCGCAAGTTTCTGGATACCTACTGCGAAAACCTGACCCGCAAGGCGCGGGAGGGCAAGCTGGATGATATCATCGGGCGCGACCGCGAAATTTACCGCACCATCCAGATTTTGAGCCGCCGCCAGAAGAATAACCCCTGCCTGATCGGTGAAGCCGGTGTGGGCAAGACCGCCATCGCGGAAGGCATTGCCGAGCGCATTGCCAAGGGACAGGTGCCCATCGGCCTGCGGGATAAGGAGATTTTTCTGCTCGACCTCACCAGCCTTGTGGCGGGTACCCAGTTCCGCGGTCAGTTCGAGCAGCGGGTCAAGGGTCTGCTGAGCGAGGTAAAGGCTGCGGGCAACGTGATCCTGTTCATCGACGAGATCCACACCATCACCTCTGCCGGTGAGAGCGAGGGTGCCATGAACGCGGGCAACATCTTAAAGCCCGCCCTCTCCCGCGGTGAGATTCAGGTCATCGGTGCCACCACCTTTACCGAGTACCGCAAGTATATTGAAAAAGATCAGGCGCTGGAGCGCCGTTTCCAGCCTGTGCGGGTGGAGGAGCCCAGCGTGGCGGACACCCTTGCCGTAATGAACGGCATCAAGCGCTACTACGAGCAGCACCATCATGTGCAGGTGCCCGCCGAGGTGCTTTCGGCGGTGGTCACCCTGAGCGAGCGGTACATCACCGACCGTTTTCTGCCGGATAAGGCCATCGACCTGCTGGACGAAGCCTGCGCCTGCTGCAATCTGGCGCACCCGGTCATCTCCGAGTATCTGGGGATGCAGAAGGAGCTGGACGCCCTGAAGCAGGAAGAAGCCGAGATGGAAAGCGCGGATGTGAACGAAGCCATCGACTACGAGCGCGTAGCCGAGCGCAAGACCCGCATCGCCAAGCTGGAATCCGAGCTGCCCGCTAAGCAGGCCGCTGCCAGCGAAATTCAGGTGACCATGGACGATGTAGCCAAGGTCATCGAGCTGTGGACGGGCATCCCGGCGGTAAAAATTCGCGAGACCGAGTTCGTCAAGCTGGCAGGGCTGGAAGCCGCTTTGAAGCAGAAGGTCATCGGTCAGGACGAAGCCGTGCATCTGGTGGCGCAGGCCATCAAGCGCAGCCGCGCCGACCTTTCCGGCCGCCGCCGTCCCGCAAGCTTCATCTTTGTGGGTCCCACCGGCGTAGGCAAGACCGAGCTGGTCAAGCAGCTGGCAGAACAGCTGTTCGATGGTCCTGACCCGCTCATCCGTCTGGACATGAGCGAGTATATGGAAAAATACGCGGTGTCCCGCATGATCGGTTCGCCTCCGGGCTATGTGGGCTACGAGGAAGCCGGTCAGCTGACCGAGAAGGTGCGCCGCCGCCCGTACAGCGTGGTGCTGTTTGACGAGATCGAAAAGGCGCACCCGGATGTGATGAACATCCTGCTGCAGATTCTGGACGAGGGCAAGATCAACGATGCGCAGGGACGCACGGTGGATTTTTCCAACACGGTCATCTGCATGACCTCCAACGCGGGCAGCAGCGACCAGAGCGCGGGCAGCCTTGGCTTTAACAAGAGCGACGCCCAGCGCAGCGAGGAAAAGACCCGCAAGGCGCTGGCGCAGTTCCTGCGCCCGGAGTTCCTTGGCCGCGTGGACGAGGTAATCGCCTTCAAGCCCCTGACCGAGGAGACCCTGCAGGGCATCGCCGCCCTGATGCTGGACGAGTACAAGCCCGGCATGGAGGCCAAGGGCATCGCTTACAGCTACACCCCGGCAGCGCTCAAGGCACTGGTGCAAAAGAGTCAGGGCGGCCGCTTTGGTGCGCGCGACCTGCGCCGCACCATCCGCAAGGCGGTGGAGGACCCCGCCGCCGAGCGCCTGATCGACGGCACGCTGGCATCCGGCGGCACTCTTGTGGTGGATGCCGATGAAAACGGCGAAGTTGTACTGAAATAA
- a CDS encoding helix-turn-helix transcriptional regulator codes for MPKNLKLKAARAEKDMTQGALAEAAGVSRQTINAIEKGEYNPTINLCRSICKILDKTLDELFWEE; via the coding sequence ATGCCGAAGAACCTGAAATTAAAGGCCGCCCGTGCAGAAAAGGATATGACGCAAGGAGCGCTTGCCGAGGCGGCAGGGGTTTCGCGCCAGACTATCAACGCCATTGAAAAAGGGGAGTACAACCCCACCATCAACCTTTGCCGCAGTATCTGTAAAATTCTGGATAAGACACTGGATGAACTGTTCTGGGAGGAATGA
- a CDS encoding DUF6773 family protein: protein MKFSLYSKKNRLDEMQEQTLRKIESNGFWLLWGSLLAAWIVQTVFGAADKAAGEWVVFMIGCIYIVVACLRNGLWDRHLSDKAPANAVYSLVAAVAVTLICGFSYGYWIGAVFAGVFTGILCFALLQLCAALTRKRREHLDDPKDGE, encoded by the coding sequence ATGAAATTTTCACTATACAGCAAGAAAAACCGGTTGGACGAGATGCAGGAGCAGACCCTGCGCAAAATTGAAAGCAATGGCTTCTGGCTGCTGTGGGGCAGCCTTTTGGCGGCGTGGATCGTGCAGACGGTGTTCGGGGCTGCGGACAAGGCCGCCGGAGAGTGGGTCGTATTCATGATCGGCTGCATTTATATAGTTGTCGCGTGTCTGCGCAATGGTCTGTGGGATCGCCACCTTTCGGATAAGGCCCCGGCCAATGCCGTGTATTCTCTGGTGGCTGCGGTGGCGGTTACGCTGATCTGCGGTTTTTCCTATGGATACTGGATCGGTGCTGTTTTTGCCGGTGTTTTTACCGGCATCCTGTGCTTTGCATTGCTGCAGCTGTGCGCCGCATTGACACGCAAACGGCGCGAGCATCTGGATGACCCGAAGGACGGAGAATAA
- the gltX gene encoding glutamate--tRNA ligase, whose product MPSNKVRTRFAPSPTGYMHVGNLRTALYTYLMAKHEDGAFILRIEDTDQGRYVEGAVDVIYNTLRETGLLWDEGPDIGGPVGPYVQSERMGMFKQYAEQLVAEGKAYYCFCTEERLEALHAEQRAAGEMTHYDGCCRELPKEEVEKRLAAGEPYVIRQKIPREGVTGFDDVVYGHIEVNNSEMDDQILIKTDGMPTYNFANVVDDHLMGITHVIRGSEYLSSTPKYNLLYQAFGWDIPTYIHCPPVMKDAQNKLSKRNGDASYQDLVAKGYLTEAVLNYICLLGWSPRGEYAEQEIFSLPELVKIWSPEGISKSPAIFDPLKLRAINAEYIRRLSPEEFQKKAEPWIDSAVHSAIDKKLLCANLQPRCEVLGEIPEQLDFFDAMPEYDVSLYANKKQKTTPETAKEALEALLPVLSDEALDFADRDAVFDACKAKAEELGKKNGWLLYPLGIALSGKQRTPGGGTDLACMMGREKTLQRVQDAIAKLNG is encoded by the coding sequence ATGCCGAGCAATAAAGTCCGCACCCGTTTTGCACCCTCGCCTACGGGTTATATGCACGTTGGCAACCTGCGTACTGCCCTGTACACCTACCTGATGGCCAAGCACGAGGATGGCGCCTTCATCCTGCGCATCGAGGATACCGATCAGGGCCGCTATGTGGAGGGCGCTGTGGATGTCATCTACAACACCCTGCGGGAGACCGGCCTTCTGTGGGACGAGGGCCCGGATATCGGCGGCCCCGTGGGCCCCTATGTGCAGAGCGAGCGCATGGGCATGTTCAAGCAGTACGCCGAGCAGCTGGTGGCAGAGGGCAAGGCCTATTACTGCTTCTGCACCGAGGAGCGCTTGGAGGCCCTGCACGCCGAGCAGCGCGCTGCCGGTGAAATGACCCACTATGACGGCTGCTGCCGCGAGCTGCCCAAGGAGGAAGTGGAAAAGCGCCTTGCAGCAGGCGAGCCCTACGTCATCCGCCAGAAGATCCCCCGCGAGGGCGTGACCGGCTTTGACGATGTGGTGTACGGCCACATTGAGGTGAACAACAGCGAGATGGACGACCAGATCCTCATCAAGACCGATGGGATGCCCACCTACAACTTTGCCAACGTTGTGGACGACCACCTGATGGGCATTACCCACGTCATCCGCGGCAGCGAGTATCTGTCCTCCACCCCCAAGTATAACCTGCTGTATCAGGCCTTTGGCTGGGACATCCCCACCTATATCCACTGCCCGCCGGTGATGAAGGACGCCCAGAATAAGCTGTCCAAGCGCAACGGCGATGCAAGCTATCAGGATCTGGTGGCAAAGGGCTACCTGACCGAGGCGGTGCTGAACTATATCTGCCTGCTGGGCTGGAGCCCCCGCGGCGAGTACGCCGAGCAGGAGATCTTCTCCCTGCCGGAGCTGGTCAAGATCTGGTCGCCGGAGGGCATCTCCAAGTCCCCCGCCATCTTCGACCCCCTCAAGCTGCGCGCCATCAATGCGGAGTATATCCGCCGCCTGAGCCCCGAGGAGTTCCAGAAAAAGGCCGAACCGTGGATCGACAGCGCCGTGCACAGCGCCATTGACAAAAAGCTGCTGTGCGCAAACCTGCAGCCCCGGTGCGAGGTGCTGGGCGAGATCCCCGAGCAGCTGGATTTCTTTGACGCCATGCCGGAGTACGACGTGAGCCTGTACGCCAACAAAAAGCAAAAGACCACCCCGGAGACTGCAAAAGAAGCACTGGAAGCCCTGCTGCCGGTGCTGAGCGACGAGGCACTGGATTTTGCAGACCGCGATGCCGTGTTCGATGCCTGCAAGGCGAAGGCTGAGGAGCTGGGCAAAAAGAACGGCTGGCTGCTCTACCCGCTGGGCATTGCCCTTTCCGGCAAGCAGCGCACCCCCGGCGGCGGCACCGACCTTGCCTGCATGATGGGCCGCGAAAAGACCCTGCAGCGCGTGCAGGATGCCATTGCAAAGCTGAACGGCTGA
- a CDS encoding DUF4160 domain-containing protein, translated as MPQVFKVGSYWVYFWANENEPLEPIHVHVAQGAPNSNATKIWITKAGGCYLCNNNSQIPPRVLRNIMAVIEARSGEVIEKWTAFFGEIRYFC; from the coding sequence ATGCCGCAGGTTTTTAAGGTTGGTTCCTACTGGGTCTACTTCTGGGCCAATGAGAACGAACCGCTGGAGCCGATCCATGTGCACGTTGCACAGGGAGCACCCAACAGCAACGCCACCAAGATCTGGATCACCAAGGCGGGCGGCTGCTACCTGTGCAATAATAACTCTCAGATCCCGCCCCGGGTGCTGCGCAACATTATGGCAGTTATTGAAGCACGCAGCGGTGAAGTGATCGAAAAATGGACAGCCTTTTTTGGCGAGATCCGCTATTTCTGCTGA
- a CDS encoding serine/threonine-protein phosphatase, with translation MTERMGVLSSDGRCLQPSPLAARAMLRPAARRLAAVGIGFAGGWAVLYGALMPFGLGLTLGLAEDCFAPCAAGAALGLLLHGLGALSLRSLCQLCALGAAVAARWLLPQRFVPAALAGCGTLTGMALCFALGSSGGADLLLYSAADALLAAGIGFGLRKFAPERPGMGTLLVGAAVAAALGSVRWGWFSPGVLACAAAELALCCRAQRLAALSGSAVLGAALCAADPALAPAAAGLGCATAAAAVLAPGRRVETLAAYAGGCVSGVLCVQPPGNAFGLLFSACGGMAVVCLLPGGWLVPVAEPSQSGENAPAPARSAAASTRLEAVAQSLSSLAETVNAVYEGLPRRREGFRWVIDNVHDTLCFNCGRRETCWKQEYTATMAGMEALRPLLEQNGSVEAAQLPGQLSRCIHPAALCAAAGRSFALYRSRKEARIHSEAMRTALTEQYSAVAEALGVLSEQLGRPGDPEPYKSSRVAEFFTGLGAPPQECAVTLDDLGRTHAAVTLPRTRFTPQELAALAGEVGHICRRTLEVPQVLSCKGMTTLMFSERPALRAVFGAASAAARGEVSGDAVQQFCSPTAAQMILCDGMGTGRPAAVDGNLAAELTARLLKAGFTAELAARLVNVALALKSEDESGATLDLISVDLYTGTARLFKAGAAPGFLVHGGRVRAVGEATLPMGVLGGVNGQSRVVHLTAGDYAVLVSDGLLVDGAGWVAKQVELSAAAGDAPEKLAETLVQTARIRAQKTGRPDDITAAVLRLEKSG, from the coding sequence ATGACAGAGCGGATGGGTGTTTTATCTTCGGACGGGCGGTGCCTGCAGCCTTCGCCTTTGGCGGCACGGGCGATGCTGCGCCCGGCGGCGCGGCGGCTGGCGGCGGTGGGCATCGGCTTTGCCGGCGGCTGGGCGGTGCTGTACGGGGCGCTGATGCCCTTTGGACTGGGGCTGACCCTTGGGCTGGCAGAGGACTGCTTTGCGCCCTGTGCGGCAGGAGCGGCGCTGGGGCTGCTGCTCCACGGGCTGGGGGCGCTCTCGCTGCGCAGTCTGTGTCAGCTGTGTGCGCTGGGCGCAGCCGTGGCAGCCCGCTGGCTGCTGCCGCAAAGGTTTGTACCCGCCGCGCTGGCGGGCTGCGGTACATTGACCGGCATGGCACTGTGCTTTGCGCTGGGCAGCAGCGGCGGGGCAGACCTTTTGCTGTACAGTGCGGCAGACGCCCTGCTTGCGGCGGGCATCGGCTTCGGGCTGCGCAAATTTGCCCCGGAGCGCCCGGGCATGGGCACGCTGCTGGTGGGCGCAGCCGTGGCGGCGGCGCTGGGCAGTGTGCGGTGGGGGTGGTTCTCGCCCGGGGTGCTGGCGTGTGCCGCCGCAGAGCTGGCACTCTGCTGCCGGGCACAGAGGCTTGCCGCCCTGAGCGGCAGCGCGGTACTGGGGGCAGCCCTTTGCGCGGCAGACCCTGCCCTTGCCCCGGCGGCAGCGGGGCTTGGCTGTGCCACGGCAGCGGCAGCGGTGCTGGCACCCGGACGGCGGGTGGAGACGCTTGCCGCCTACGCGGGCGGCTGCGTATCCGGGGTGCTCTGCGTGCAGCCGCCCGGAAACGCCTTCGGGCTGCTGTTCAGCGCCTGCGGCGGCATGGCGGTGGTCTGTCTGCTGCCCGGCGGCTGGCTTGTTCCGGTAGCGGAACCCTCACAAAGCGGGGAGAACGCCCCCGCGCCCGCCCGCAGTGCGGCGGCGTCCACCCGGCTGGAAGCCGTGGCGCAGAGCCTTTCCTCGCTGGCGGAGACAGTGAACGCGGTCTACGAGGGTCTGCCCCGGCGGCGGGAGGGTTTCCGCTGGGTCATAGACAATGTACATGATACTCTTTGTTTTAACTGCGGGCGGCGGGAGACCTGCTGGAAGCAGGAATATACTGCCACCATGGCGGGCATGGAAGCGCTGCGCCCGCTGCTGGAACAGAATGGCAGCGTGGAAGCGGCGCAGTTGCCCGGGCAATTGTCCCGCTGCATCCACCCGGCGGCGCTGTGCGCGGCAGCGGGGCGCAGCTTTGCGCTGTACCGCAGCCGCAAGGAAGCGCGCATCCATTCCGAGGCCATGCGCACCGCCCTGACCGAGCAGTACAGCGCCGTAGCCGAGGCGCTGGGGGTGCTCAGCGAGCAGCTGGGACGCCCCGGCGACCCGGAGCCCTATAAATCCAGCCGGGTGGCAGAATTTTTCACCGGGCTGGGTGCGCCGCCGCAGGAGTGCGCCGTCACGCTGGACGACCTTGGCCGCACCCATGCCGCCGTTACCCTGCCGCGCACCCGGTTCACCCCGCAGGAGCTGGCAGCGCTGGCGGGAGAGGTGGGGCATATCTGCCGCCGCACGCTGGAGGTGCCGCAGGTGCTTTCCTGCAAGGGCATGACCACCCTGATGTTCAGCGAAAGACCGGCGCTGCGGGCGGTGTTCGGGGCGGCAAGCGCAGCCGCCCGGGGCGAGGTTTCCGGCGATGCGGTGCAGCAGTTTTGCAGCCCCACGGCGGCGCAGATGATCCTATGTGACGGCATGGGCACCGGACGCCCGGCGGCGGTGGACGGCAATCTGGCGGCAGAGCTGACCGCCCGGCTGCTCAAGGCGGGCTTTACCGCCGAGCTGGCGGCGCGGCTGGTGAACGTGGCGCTGGCCCTGAAAAGTGAGGACGAGAGCGGCGCAACGCTGGACCTCATCAGCGTGGACTTATACACAGGCACGGCGCGGCTGTTCAAGGCCGGGGCTGCTCCGGGGTTTCTGGTGCACGGCGGGCGGGTGCGGGCCGTGGGCGAGGCCACCCTGCCCATGGGGGTGCTGGGCGGGGTGAACGGACAGAGCCGGGTGGTGCACCTGACCGCCGGGGACTACGCGGTGCTGGTATCGGACGGTTTACTGGTGGACGGCGCGGGCTGGGTGGCAAAGCAGGTGGAGCTTTCGGCGGCGGCGGGAGATGCGCCGGAAAAGCTGGCCGAAACGCTGGTACAGACCGCCCGCATCCGCGCACAAAAGACCGGCCGCCCGGACGATATCACCGCCGCCGTGCTCCGGCTGGAAAAGAGCGGGTGA
- a CDS encoding pectinesterase family protein, with protein MLTINVAPDGSGQFTTISEAVLAVPYDCPAVIRIAPGIYREKLVCEKKDITLAGAGMDATRLVWNDGGKLPHPDGRPTHTFRSYTTFFSGEKLRVEDMTIENDAGPGAKVGQAIAAYVDSARAAFSRVRLLGNQDTLFCAPLPEKEREKDGFLGPRGLAPRRASAQYYHACEIAGDIDFIFGGADALFEHCTLRTVDNGLAHSWVTAPSGAADGLGFVFWDCDFVSDCPAGSVYLGRPWRPTGKTAVLDCRLGAHIAPEGFAGWNDRTDTALAGFAEAGSTGAGAGERPGWVQALSAAEAAVLLRTARQKCRMETTERITG; from the coding sequence ATGCTTACCATCAACGTTGCACCCGACGGCAGCGGACAGTTTACCACCATTTCCGAGGCGGTGCTGGCGGTGCCCTACGACTGCCCTGCGGTCATCCGCATCGCGCCGGGTATTTACCGGGAAAAGCTGGTTTGTGAGAAAAAGGATATCACCCTTGCGGGCGCGGGCATGGATGCCACCCGGCTGGTATGGAATGACGGCGGCAAGCTGCCGCACCCGGACGGACGGCCCACCCACACCTTCCGCAGCTACACCACCTTTTTCAGCGGCGAAAAGCTGCGGGTGGAGGATATGACCATCGAGAACGACGCAGGCCCCGGCGCGAAGGTCGGGCAGGCCATCGCGGCCTATGTGGACAGCGCCCGGGCGGCGTTCAGCCGGGTGCGGCTGCTGGGCAATCAGGATACCCTGTTCTGCGCCCCTCTGCCGGAGAAAGAGCGGGAGAAGGACGGCTTTCTGGGCCCGCGCGGGCTGGCACCCCGCCGGGCAAGCGCGCAGTATTACCACGCCTGCGAGATCGCCGGGGACATTGATTTTATCTTTGGCGGGGCGGACGCCCTGTTTGAGCACTGCACCCTGCGCACGGTGGACAACGGCCTTGCGCACAGCTGGGTCACCGCGCCCTCCGGTGCGGCGGATGGGCTGGGCTTTGTGTTCTGGGACTGCGATTTTGTCTCGGACTGCCCGGCGGGCAGCGTGTATCTGGGCAGACCGTGGCGGCCTACCGGCAAAACGGCGGTGCTGGACTGCCGCCTTGGGGCGCACATTGCACCGGAAGGCTTTGCCGGCTGGAACGACCGCACCGACACGGCGCTGGCCGGCTTTGCCGAAGCAGGCAGCACCGGCGCGGGTGCAGGGGAGCGCCCCGGCTGGGTGCAGGCGCTTTCGGCTGCCGAAGCCGCTGTGCTGCTGCGCACTGCCCGGCAGAAGTGCCGCATGGAGACTACGGAAAGGATAACAGGATGA
- a CDS encoding sensor histidine kinase — protein MRQTTKARHTLGIRGQLMWFLCFICLFLLGLFWLLSTQLLEPLYTKHIETQLTNQADSIVARLDDAIAEGKVLSSWSFGQLAVNSDFFDKLTLELYTKGSLNSFCVDISDTTLHTIYKIENQSFCNLHGTYLSDSANNDKIIATALAMRRKCRSVGSFVQTLNPPRLSGSAQLLVGRITADGSYTVLVTTSLVHVTEAGKVLSTLLPLAAALIFGFAMSAAWLFSEWFTKPLRQLSSAARQMALGNYAVQVDNRRNDELGNLARDFNHMAEEVQHAVQMQRDLLANVSHDLRTPLTLIKGYAETVRDLTGDDKAHRDEQMNIIVDEADRLTALVSSVMELSKVTSGTYKCERVHFDMGQLCDEVSERYDAVCAQNGWQLQLELPEEELPVYADPDMMQRALHNLLGNAMHHIGKDGIFILRAFRCSEGVRVEVEDHGPGIAAADLPYIFDRYYRSRSDAGKQGTGLGLSITKAIFQQHSFRFGVQSTVGKGTTFWFVMSDLPYVDDFEGK, from the coding sequence ATGCGGCAAACCACCAAAGCACGGCATACCCTTGGCATCCGCGGGCAGCTGATGTGGTTTTTGTGCTTCATCTGCCTGTTTCTGCTGGGGCTGTTCTGGCTGCTGTCCACCCAGCTGCTGGAGCCTTTGTACACCAAACACATCGAGACCCAGCTCACCAATCAGGCCGACAGCATCGTAGCGCGGCTGGACGACGCCATTGCCGAGGGCAAGGTGCTGTCCAGCTGGTCTTTTGGGCAGCTTGCGGTCAACAGTGATTTTTTTGATAAGCTCACGCTGGAACTGTACACCAAAGGCTCTTTGAACAGTTTCTGCGTGGATATCTCGGACACCACCCTGCACACCATTTATAAGATCGAGAACCAGTCCTTCTGCAACCTGCACGGCACCTATCTTTCGGACTCTGCCAACAACGATAAGATCATTGCCACTGCCCTTGCCATGCGGCGCAAGTGCCGCAGTGTGGGCAGCTTTGTGCAGACGCTCAACCCGCCCCGGCTCTCCGGCTCGGCGCAGCTATTGGTAGGGCGCATTACCGCCGACGGCAGCTATACCGTGCTGGTGACCACCAGCCTTGTGCACGTTACCGAGGCCGGAAAGGTGCTCAGCACCCTGCTGCCGCTGGCAGCAGCGCTCATCTTCGGCTTTGCCATGTCGGCGGCGTGGTTGTTCAGCGAGTGGTTCACAAAGCCGCTGCGCCAGCTTTCCAGCGCGGCGCGGCAGATGGCGCTGGGCAACTACGCCGTACAGGTGGACAACCGCCGCAACGATGAGCTTGGCAACCTTGCCCGGGACTTTAACCACATGGCCGAGGAGGTGCAGCACGCGGTGCAGATGCAGCGCGACCTGCTGGCCAACGTCTCCCACGACCTGCGCACCCCGCTGACCCTCATCAAGGGCTATGCCGAGACAGTGCGTGACCTGACCGGCGACGACAAAGCCCACCGGGACGAGCAGATGAATATCATCGTGGACGAGGCCGACCGCCTGACCGCGCTGGTGTCCAGCGTGATGGAGCTGAGCAAGGTGACCAGCGGCACCTACAAGTGCGAGCGGGTGCACTTTGACATGGGGCAGCTGTGCGATGAAGTAAGCGAGCGCTACGACGCCGTCTGCGCCCAGAACGGCTGGCAATTGCAGCTGGAACTGCCGGAAGAAGAACTGCCGGTCTATGCCGACCCGGATATGATGCAGCGTGCGCTGCACAACCTGCTGGGCAACGCCATGCACCACATCGGCAAGGACGGAATCTTTATCCTGCGCGCCTTCCGCTGCTCTGAGGGCGTGCGGGTAGAGGTGGAGGACCACGGCCCGGGCATTGCCGCCGCCGACCTGCCCTATATCTTTGACCGGTACTACCGTTCCCGCTCGGACGCAGGCAAGCAGGGCACCGGTCTGGGGCTTTCCATCACCAAGGCCATCTTCCAGCAGCACAGCTTCCGCTTCGGCGTGCAAAGCACCGTAGGCAAGGGCACCACCTTCTGGTTCGTCATGAGCGACCTGCCCTATGTGGACGATTTTGAGGGCAAGTGA
- a CDS encoding response regulator transcription factor, which yields MAKILIVDDEPRIRELIHEHLQYSGYVCEEAGDGSAALAQLSGGGFDLVILDLMMPFMDGMTCLREMRARHINTPVIILTARGEEYDKLAGLESGADDYVVKPFSPRELVARVRAVLNRTMPRPTEAADTMTFGELTIDTASHTVRVSGEEVALTPKEFDLLVFLASNKGIALSREKILQKVWNYDYFGEDRTVDTHVKMLRGHLGKCRSYIATVWGIGYKFDPDAAR from the coding sequence ATGGCAAAGATCCTGATCGTTGACGATGAGCCCCGCATCCGGGAGCTGATCCACGAGCATCTGCAATATTCCGGTTACGTCTGCGAGGAAGCCGGGGACGGCTCTGCGGCGCTGGCACAGCTGTCCGGCGGCGGGTTTGATCTGGTGATCCTGGACCTGATGATGCCCTTTATGGACGGCATGACCTGCCTGCGGGAGATGCGCGCCCGCCACATCAATACCCCGGTCATCATCCTGACCGCCCGGGGCGAAGAGTACGACAAACTGGCCGGGCTGGAAAGCGGCGCAGACGACTATGTGGTAAAGCCCTTCTCCCCCCGGGAACTGGTGGCGCGGGTGCGCGCGGTGCTGAACCGCACCATGCCACGCCCCACCGAGGCCGCCGATACCATGACTTTTGGCGAATTGACCATCGACACCGCCAGCCATACCGTGCGGGTGTCCGGCGAGGAAGTGGCCCTGACCCCCAAGGAGTTTGACCTGCTGGTATTTCTGGCCTCCAACAAGGGCATTGCCCTGAGCCGGGAAAAGATCCTGCAGAAGGTGTGGAACTACGACTACTTTGGCGAGGACCGCACCGTGGACACCCATGTAAAGATGCTGCGCGGCCATCTAGGTAAATGCCGCAGCTACATTGCTACGGTATGGGGCATCGGCTATAAGTTCGACCCCGATGCCGCCCGTTGA